A single window of Crassostrea angulata isolate pt1a10 chromosome 8, ASM2561291v2, whole genome shotgun sequence DNA harbors:
- the LOC128158779 gene encoding putative nuclease HARBI1, with protein MAFQIMFQPSNNRVSIRKDRVFRDRSHPLDIYDDAELIRRYRMPRHCILDLIDTLSTDLEPPTMRSYSIPASLQIFAALRYYATGSFQQVIGDISGLSQPSVSRIIQKTSKILSQRANDCIKFPTTPAAQLAVKQGFSSEFNMPNTLGCVDGTLIAIKPPTEREDAYVCRKGYHAINVQGVCDNRKILTNIIVQWPGSTHDAYIWGNSRLREWLEGQPYIGHLLGDQAYPLKQYLMTPLRNPHTQADRAFNAAHKKARQRIEDTFGRWKSRWMCIHKYGGPLTVALPTAVDVITSTAVLHNICEEQGVPVEVLQEGDDIDDRVDNVVQDQSGQQIRAMIIRDRF; from the exons ATGGCGTTTCAGATAATGTTCCAGCCTTCAAATAACAGAGTATCCATTAGAAAAGATAGGGTATTTCGAGATCGGTCACATCCGTTAGATATCTACGATGACGCTGAATTGATTCGACGGTACCGAATGCCAAGACACTGCATACTCGATTTAATAGATACCCTATCAACTGACTTAGAGCCTCCAACGATGAGATCTTACAGCATCCCTGCATCACTACAGATATTTGCAGCGCTCCGCTACTATGCGACAGGCTCATTTCAGCAg GTTATCGGAGATATCTCTGGATTGAGTCAACCATCCGTTTCAAGAATTATTCAGAAAACTTCAAAAATTTTATCTCAACGAGCCAATGATTGCATAAAGTTTCCCACCACCCCCGCAGCCCAATTAGCGGTTAAACAAGGCTTCTCCTCAGAGTTTAACATGCCCAACACTTTAGGATGCGTGGATGGGACTTTAATTGCAATAAAGCCGCCAACAGAGAGAGAAGATGCATACGTGTGCAGAAAGGGATACCATGCCATCAACGTCCAGGGTGTGTGCGACAACCGGAAAATACTTACCAACATTATTGTTCAATGGCCAGGCAGCACACACGATGCCTACATTTGGGGTAATAGCAGGTTGAGAGAATGGTTGGAAGGCCAACCTTACATTGGGCATCTCCTGGGGGATCAGGCGTACCCTTTAAAGCAATACCTGATGACACCGCTAAGGAATCCCCACACGCAGGCTGACCGTGCCTTCAATGCTGCCCATAAAAAGGCCCGACAGAGGATTGAGGACACATTTGGGCGGTGGAAGAGCAGATGGATGTGCATACACAAATATg GCGGTCCATTGACTGTAGCACTTCCCACAGCTGTGGACGTGATTACCTCAACTGCAGTACTCCACAACATATGTGAGGAGCAGGGAGTCCCGGTTGAAGTTCTACAGGAGGGCGATGATATTGATGACAGGGTGGACAACGTCGTGCAGGATCAAAGTGGGCAGCAAATCAGAGCCATGATCATCAGAGATAGGTTTTAG